In Anomaloglossus baeobatrachus isolate aAnoBae1 chromosome 3, aAnoBae1.hap1, whole genome shotgun sequence, one genomic interval encodes:
- the GJA1 gene encoding gap junction alpha-1 protein, which yields MGDWSALGRLLDKVQAYSTAGGKVWLSVLFIFRILLLGTAVESAWGDEQSAFTCNTQQPGCENVCYDKSFPISHVRFWVLQIIFVSTPTLLYLAHVFYLMRKEEKLNRKEEELKMVQNDGGNVDLYLKQIELKKFKYGIEEHGKVKMRGGLLRTYIISILFKSFFEVGFICIQWYLYGFGLAAIYTCERIPCPHRVDCFLSRPTEKTIFIWFMLVVSLVSLGLNIIELFYVVFKHVKDGIKGKKDLYSNTSDANPAKDCGTTKYAYFNGCSSPTAPMSPPGYKLVTADRNPSSCRNYNKQASEQNWANYSAEQNRMGQAGSTISNTHAQPFDFPDEHQNGKKMAPGHEMQPLSILDHRPSSRASSHASSRPRPDDLEI from the coding sequence ATGGGTGACTGGAGTGCCTTAGGAAGACTCCTTGACAAAGTCCAAGCCTACTCCACTGCTGGGGGAAAAGTTTGGTTGTCTGTTTTGTTCATTTTCCGCATCCTTCTACTGGGGACAGCAGTAGAGTCAGCATGGGGAGATGAACAGTCAGCATTCACTTGCAACACTCAACAACCCGGTTGTGAAAACGTGTGCTATGACAAGTCATTTCCAATCTCCCATGTACGATTTTGGGTTCTTCAAATTATATTTGTTTCGACACCCACGCTACTATACTTGGCTCATGTGTTTTACTTAATGCGCAAGGAAGAGAAACTGAACAGGAAAGAAGAAGAACTTAAGATGGTTCAAAATGATGGCGGCAATGTGGACTTGTACCTCAAgcaaattgaattaaaaaaatttaaatacGGTATTGAAGAACATGGGAAGGTTAAAATGCGTGGTGGCTTGCTTCGTACCTATATTATCAGCatcttatttaaatcattttttgaAGTTGGTTTCATTTGTATCCAATGGTACCTATATGGGTTTGGCCTAGCAGCTATCTACACTTGCGAAAGAATACCCTGCCCTCATAGAGTTGACTGCTTTCTTTCTCGCCCCACTGAGAAAACCATTTTTATTTGGTTTATGCTGGTGGTGTCATTAGTATCTCTAGGACTGAATATAATTGAGTTGTTCTATGTTGTTTTTAAACATGTCAAAGATGGTATAAAAGGTAAAAAAGATCTCTATTCCAACACAAGTGATGCTAATCCAGCAAAGGATTGTGGCACTACTAAATATGCCTATTTTAATGGATGTTCTTCTCCAACTGCACCTATGTCACCACCAGGCTACAAGCTCGTAACTGCAGATAGAAACCCTTCCTCATGCCGTAATTACAACAAGCAAGCGAGCGAACAAAACTGGGCTAATTATAGTGCAGAACAAAACAGAATGGGCCAAGCTGGAAGTACTATTTCAAACACTCATGCACAGCCATTTGATTTTCCAGATGAGCATCAGAATGGCAAGAAAATGGCACCAGGCCATGAAATGCAGCCTCTCAGTATACTAGACCATAGACCTTCAAGCAGAGCAAGCAGTCATGCAAGCAGCAGACCAAGACCTGATGACCTTGAGATCTAG